From the genome of Eublepharis macularius isolate TG4126 chromosome 12, MPM_Emac_v1.0, whole genome shotgun sequence, one region includes:
- the IKZF3 gene encoding zinc finger protein Aiolos isoform X2, producing the protein MGTERALVLDRLASNVAKRKSSMPQKFIGEKRPSFEMNYSPSFVHEKERDPVLQGCMGDQAISYLGTDALRPLVQTPTAPTSEMVPVISSLYPLALTRNEAPNGSPHDMEKSHAQLRDKTISSERDLSPHNSGQDSTDSDSNQEEHQSHVYHQSQLGPPSALHTHNGLLTFKEHARVYDLFRPAPVCTRDVFKVFNKEGEPIGVYRCDHCRVLFLDYVMFTIHMGCHGFRDPFECNVCGHRSHNKYEFSSHIVRGEHRMGLK; encoded by the exons ATGGGCACTGAACGGGCCCTGGTGCTGGATCGCTTGGCAAGCAATGTGGCCAAACGGAAAAGTTCCATGCCCCAGAAATTTATCG GTGAGAAACGGCCCAGCTTTGAGATGAATTACAGCCCCAGCTTTGTGCATGAGAAGGAGAGGGACCCTGTGCTGCAAGGATGTATGGGGGATCAAGCGATCAGCTACCTTGGTACGGATGCACTGCGCCCTCTTGTGCAGACTCCAACAGCCCCAACTTCTGAGATGGTGCCTGTGATCAGCAGCCTGTATCCCCTGGCGCTCACCCGCAATGAGGCACCGAACGGCAGCCCACACGACATGGAGAAGAGCCATGCCCAGCTAAGGGACAAGACCATATCTTCTGAAAGGGATCTCTCTCCACACAACAGTGGGCAAGATTCCACAGATTCGGACAGCAACCAAGAAGAACACCAGAGTCATGTTTATCATCAAAGTCAACTTGGCCCTCCGTCTGCACTGCACACCCATAATGGGCTTCTGACCTTCAAGGAGCATGCAAGGGTATATGACCTCTTCAGGCCAGCCCCAGTCTGTACCCGGGATGTCTTTAAGGTCTTCAACAAAGAAGGTGAACCCATTGGGGTCTATCGATGTGATCATTGTCGGGTCCTCTTCTTGGATTACGTGATGTTCACCATCCACATGGGATGCCATGGCTTCCGTGACCCTTTTGAGTGTAATGTGTGTGGCCACAGAAGCCACAATAAATACGAATTCTCCTCCCACATAGTCCGTGGTGAGCACAGAATGGGACTCAAATGA